A single window of Pseudomonas lijiangensis DNA harbors:
- a CDS encoding peptidylprolyl isomerase: protein MLKKIALAACSVLFAANLMAAQPPAKPTHVVLDTSFGQIELELADEKAPISTQNFLGYVDSGFYNNTIFHRVIPGFMVQGGGFTQYLVQKNTKDPIKNEAQNGLHNVRGTIAMARTSNVNSATSQFFINTNDNAMLDNGVRDYGYAVFGKVVKGMDVVDQIVNAQTSNQKGMQNVPVDPILIKSAKRVE from the coding sequence ATGCTGAAAAAAATCGCCCTCGCCGCCTGCTCCGTGTTGTTCGCAGCCAACCTGATGGCAGCCCAGCCTCCCGCCAAGCCCACTCACGTGGTGCTCGACACCAGCTTCGGCCAGATCGAACTTGAGCTCGCTGACGAAAAAGCGCCGATCAGCACCCAGAACTTCCTGGGCTATGTCGACAGCGGTTTCTACAACAACACCATTTTCCATCGCGTGATCCCGGGCTTCATGGTGCAGGGCGGCGGCTTCACCCAGTATCTGGTGCAGAAGAACACCAAGGACCCGATCAAGAACGAAGCGCAGAACGGTCTGCACAACGTACGCGGCACCATCGCCATGGCCCGCACGTCGAACGTGAACTCGGCCACCAGCCAGTTCTTCATCAACACCAATGACAACGCCATGCTCGACAACGGCGTGCGTGACTACGGTTACGCGGTGTTCGGCAAAGTGGTCAAGGGCATGGATGTGGTGGACCAGATCGTCAACGCCCAGACCAGCAACCAGAAAGGCATGCAGAACGTGCCTGTCGACCCGATCCTGATCAAGTCGGCCAAGCGCGTCGAGTAA
- a CDS encoding DUF2256 domain-containing protein, with translation MKKSELPVKTCATCGLPFTWRKKWARCWDEVRYCSERCRRHKRAACP, from the coding sequence TTGAAAAAAAGTGAGCTGCCAGTCAAAACCTGTGCGACTTGCGGACTGCCTTTCACCTGGCGCAAGAAATGGGCGCGCTGCTGGGATGAGGTTCGTTATTGCTCGGAGCGTTGTCGGCGGCATAAACGTGCTGCCTGTCCTTGA
- a CDS encoding LysR family transcriptional regulator, protein MKAPRVTLDQWRTLQAVVDHGGFAQAAEALHRSQSSVSYTVARMQDQLGVPLLRIDGRKAVLTEAGGVLLRRSRQLVKQASQLEDLAHHMEQGWEAEVRLVVDAAYPTARLVRALTAFMPQSRGCRVRLREEVLSGVEEVLLEGTADLAISGFNIPGYLGTEMSTVEFIAVAHPEHPLHQAKRELTFQDLESQLQVVIRDSGRQQPRDIGWLGAEQRWTVGSLGTATTFVSSGLGFAWLPRHMIERELKEGVLKILPLDKGGSRNPSFYLYSSKDKPLGPATQILIDLISTFDTAPLTAAFAAPQQA, encoded by the coding sequence ATGAAAGCCCCTCGCGTGACCCTCGATCAATGGCGCACTTTGCAGGCCGTTGTCGATCACGGTGGTTTTGCCCAGGCCGCCGAAGCGCTGCACCGTTCACAGTCGTCGGTCAGCTACACCGTGGCGCGGATGCAGGATCAGCTCGGCGTGCCGCTGTTGCGTATCGATGGCCGCAAGGCTGTATTGACCGAGGCCGGTGGCGTGTTGCTGCGCCGTTCGCGGCAACTGGTCAAACAGGCCAGCCAACTGGAAGACCTGGCTCATCATATGGAGCAAGGCTGGGAAGCCGAGGTGCGTCTGGTCGTCGATGCGGCTTACCCCACGGCGCGACTGGTGCGGGCCTTGACCGCGTTCATGCCCCAGAGCCGTGGCTGTCGCGTGCGCTTGCGTGAGGAAGTGCTGTCCGGGGTCGAAGAAGTCCTGCTTGAAGGCACGGCCGATCTGGCCATCAGTGGCTTCAACATTCCCGGCTACCTGGGCACCGAGATGAGCACAGTGGAGTTCATTGCCGTGGCCCACCCCGAACATCCCTTGCATCAGGCCAAGCGCGAACTGACGTTCCAGGATCTGGAAAGCCAGTTGCAAGTGGTGATCCGCGACTCCGGCCGCCAGCAACCTCGTGACATAGGCTGGCTCGGCGCCGAACAGCGCTGGACCGTCGGCAGCCTCGGCACGGCAACCACTTTCGTCAGCAGCGGCCTGGGCTTTGCCTGGCTGCCCAGACACATGATCGAACGAGAGCTCAAGGAAGGCGTGCTCAAGATCCTGCCGCTGGACAAGGGTGGCAGTCGCAACCCGTCGTTCTATCTTTACTCCAGCAAAGACAAGCCGCTGGGGCCGGCCACGCAGATTCTGATCGACTTGATCAGCACCTTCGACACGGCTCCGCTGACAGCGGCATTCGCGGCGCCTCAACAAGCGTGA
- a CDS encoding ABC transporter ATP-binding protein, with product MLYRRFEKLIDTFRDAPTASPPNTVLAFYVYYLRQVWPVFTALLVVGLIGALIEVALFSYLSRIIDLAQTTPAKDFFTVHGSELIWMAIVTLLLRPVFVGLHDLLVHQTISPGMTNMIRWQNHSYVLRQSINFFQNDFAGRIAQRIMQTGNSLRDSAVQAVDALWHVLIYAISSLVLFAEADWRLMIPLMLWIAAYILSLVYFVPRVKERSVVSSDARSKLMGRIVDGYTNITTLKLFAHTNFEERYAREAISEHTHKTQLAARVVTAMDTVITTMNGLLIVSTTGLALWLWSQSLISMGAIALATGLVIRIVNMSGWIMWVVNGIFENIGTVQDGLESISQPVTVNDKPDAPQLKIDKGGVKFEGVDFHYGNGNGIIHNLNLDIRPGEKIGLIGPSGAGKSTLVNLLLRMYDVQAGRILIDGQDIAEVTQESLRAQIGMITQDTSLLHRSIRDNLLYGNPGATDEQLWDAVHKASAEEFIPLLSDSEGRTGFDAHVGERGVKLSGGQRQRIAITRVLLKDAPILIMDEATSALDSEVEAAIQESLETLMQGKTVIAIAHRLSTIARMDRLVVLEKGQIAETGTHAELLAHGGLYARLWQHQTGGFVGVD from the coding sequence ATGCTTTATCGTCGTTTTGAAAAGCTGATCGATACCTTCCGAGACGCACCTACCGCCTCCCCACCCAATACCGTTCTAGCGTTCTACGTCTATTACCTGCGTCAGGTATGGCCTGTTTTCACAGCGCTGCTGGTGGTCGGGCTGATCGGCGCGCTGATCGAGGTCGCGCTGTTCAGTTACCTGAGCCGCATCATCGACCTGGCCCAGACCACGCCCGCCAAGGATTTCTTCACGGTCCATGGCAGCGAACTGATCTGGATGGCGATCGTGACCCTGCTGCTGCGCCCGGTCTTCGTCGGCCTGCATGACCTGCTGGTGCATCAGACTATCAGCCCCGGCATGACCAACATGATTCGCTGGCAGAACCACAGTTATGTGCTCAGGCAGAGCATCAACTTCTTCCAGAACGACTTCGCCGGACGCATCGCCCAGCGCATCATGCAGACCGGCAACTCCTTGCGCGACTCGGCCGTACAGGCTGTGGATGCCCTGTGGCATGTGCTGATCTATGCCATCAGCTCGCTGGTGCTGTTCGCCGAAGCGGACTGGCGCCTGATGATCCCGCTGATGCTCTGGATCGCGGCTTACATCCTGTCGCTGGTCTACTTCGTGCCAAGGGTCAAGGAACGCTCGGTGGTGTCCTCCGATGCGCGCTCGAAACTCATGGGCCGGATCGTCGATGGCTATACCAACATCACCACGCTCAAGCTGTTCGCCCACACCAATTTCGAGGAGCGCTATGCCCGCGAAGCCATAAGCGAACACACCCACAAGACCCAACTGGCTGCCCGGGTCGTCACCGCCATGGATACGGTCATCACCACCATGAACGGCCTGCTGATCGTGTCGACTACCGGCCTGGCCCTGTGGCTCTGGAGCCAGTCGCTGATCTCCATGGGCGCCATCGCCCTGGCGACGGGGCTGGTGATCCGGATCGTCAACATGTCCGGCTGGATCATGTGGGTGGTCAACGGAATCTTCGAGAACATCGGCACCGTGCAGGACGGGCTGGAAAGCATCTCGCAACCGGTCACGGTCAACGACAAGCCTGATGCGCCGCAGTTGAAGATCGATAAGGGCGGCGTGAAGTTCGAGGGTGTGGATTTCCACTACGGGAATGGCAACGGCATCATTCACAACCTCAACCTGGATATCCGGCCCGGTGAGAAAATCGGCCTGATCGGCCCTTCCGGTGCAGGCAAGTCGACGCTGGTCAACCTGCTGCTGCGCATGTACGACGTACAGGCGGGACGGATTCTGATTGATGGCCAGGATATTGCCGAGGTCACCCAGGAAAGCCTGCGGGCACAGATCGGCATGATCACTCAGGACACGTCGCTGCTGCACCGTTCGATCCGCGACAATCTGTTGTATGGCAACCCTGGCGCGACCGACGAGCAACTGTGGGACGCGGTGCACAAGGCCAGCGCCGAAGAGTTCATCCCGCTGCTGTCCGACTCCGAAGGCCGCACCGGTTTCGATGCCCACGTGGGTGAGCGTGGCGTGAAGCTGTCCGGTGGTCAGCGCCAACGTATCGCGATCACCCGTGTTCTGCTCAAGGACGCGCCGATCCTGATCATGGACGAAGCCACATCAGCGCTGGACTCGGAAGTCGAGGCGGCGATTCAGGAAAGCCTGGAAACCCTGATGCAAGGCAAGACCGTCATCGCCATCGCCCACCGCCTGTCCACCATTGCCCGCATGGATCGTCTGGTGGTACTGGAAAAAGGCCAGATCGCCGAAACCGGCACCCACGCCGAACTGCTGGCCCATGGCGGGCTGTATGCACGATTGTGGCAGCACCAGACCGGCGGTTTTGTAGGGGTTGATTGA
- a CDS encoding transcriptional regulator, producing MAYNWDLIERLLHEVQNSAGESFAPRKYAEDHALAKAAEGESVGNLDHLKTEAADLEALLLKHGYIEPRPEDEGGTGTNFILTPRGSSLLAMIDSSIPGNDHPRQVLDEQADALDPATFDEVASKAQVA from the coding sequence ATGGCTTATAACTGGGACCTTATCGAACGTCTGCTTCATGAAGTACAGAACAGCGCTGGCGAGTCCTTTGCCCCGCGCAAATACGCCGAGGATCATGCGCTTGCCAAGGCTGCCGAAGGCGAGTCTGTCGGTAATCTGGATCACCTCAAGACCGAGGCGGCCGATCTGGAAGCGCTGTTGCTCAAGCACGGCTACATCGAGCCGCGCCCTGAAGACGAGGGCGGTACCGGCACCAACTTCATCCTGACACCTCGCGGCTCAAGCCTGCTGGCCATGATCGACAGCAGCATTCCGGGCAACGATCATCCGCGTCAGGTGCTGGACGAACAGGCCGATGCACTCGACCCAGCGACCTTCGATGAGGTGGCGTCCAAGGCTCAGGTGGCCTGA
- a CDS encoding DUF6279 family lipoprotein → MHRFKAFITLLMALPLLVACNQVGLAYRNLDVIIPWTLSDYLDMSSPQKSWLDERLKQHLSWHCSTQLPDYLTWFDRLEQMVKTDKVTQAELEARTEEAKEALAKISRQVTPSAVELLARFDDKQVQEMQNAFAKDQRKQEKKYLDDSLERQIAERAARMEKRMTPWLGKLNPAQKARVQAWSASLGEQSRGWVENRARWQNLFLATVQQRQAKDFPERIAALLQNRDTFWTPEYRENYNKAEHAAISLIVDVVGQSTPDQRKLLLARIADMREDFADLDCLKASQKADGRQAT, encoded by the coding sequence ATGCATCGCTTCAAAGCCTTCATTACGCTGTTGATGGCCTTGCCATTGCTTGTTGCATGCAACCAGGTGGGCCTGGCGTATCGCAATCTGGACGTGATCATTCCCTGGACGCTCAGCGACTATCTGGACATGAGCAGCCCCCAGAAAAGCTGGCTCGACGAACGCCTCAAACAGCATTTGAGCTGGCATTGCAGCACGCAACTGCCCGACTACCTGACGTGGTTCGACCGCCTTGAGCAAATGGTGAAGACCGATAAAGTCACCCAGGCCGAACTCGAAGCCCGCACCGAAGAAGCCAAGGAAGCCCTCGCTAAAATCTCCCGCCAGGTCACGCCTTCGGCCGTCGAGCTGCTGGCCCGCTTCGACGATAAACAGGTTCAGGAGATGCAGAACGCCTTCGCCAAGGACCAGCGCAAACAGGAAAAGAAATACCTGGACGACTCTCTGGAAAGACAGATCGCCGAACGCGCCGCCCGCATGGAAAAGCGCATGACACCCTGGCTGGGCAAACTGAACCCGGCGCAGAAGGCACGGGTACAGGCCTGGTCGGCATCACTGGGCGAACAGAGCCGGGGCTGGGTAGAAAACCGCGCCCGCTGGCAGAACCTGTTCCTGGCGACGGTACAACAGCGTCAGGCCAAGGACTTTCCAGAACGCATCGCCGCGCTGTTGCAGAATCGCGATACCTTCTGGACCCCGGAATACCGCGAGAACTACAACAAGGCCGAACACGCCGCGATTTCCCTCATCGTGGACGTGGTCGGCCAGAGCACACCTGACCAGCGCAAATTGCTGCTGGCCAGGATCGCTGACATGCGTGAGGACTTCGCGGATCTGGATTGCCTGAAGGCCTCACAGAAGGCTGACGGGCGTCAGGCCACCTGA
- a CDS encoding 3-phosphoglycerate kinase: MNRLCCVLLAMLPLSAFAYPIEVEKKYEGVQIDYNSHDTYHDTGSITVNNYGSVDAKCSVVFRNGPEAPRTRRVQVAAGKSVDVTSKFNRSIIKLRITLTCEPE, translated from the coding sequence ATGAACAGATTGTGCTGCGTACTGCTGGCGATGCTGCCCTTGAGTGCTTTTGCCTACCCCATCGAGGTGGAAAAGAAGTACGAGGGCGTACAGATCGACTACAACAGCCACGACACCTACCACGACACCGGCTCCATCACCGTGAACAACTACGGCAGTGTCGATGCCAAGTGTTCGGTTGTGTTCCGCAACGGCCCCGAAGCGCCACGCACTCGTCGCGTTCAGGTCGCCGCCGGGAAAAGCGTCGATGTCACTTCCAAGTTCAATCGCAGCATTATCAAGCTGCGGATCACGCTCACTTGTGAGCCTGAATAG
- a CDS encoding alpha/beta fold hydrolase — protein MNFFEHDGCSLHYEEYGQGEPVLLLHGLGSSCQDWEYQIPALAEHYRVIVMDARGHGRSDKPHERYSIKGFSADVEALIEHLHLGPVHIVGLSMGGMIGFQIAVDQPGLLKSLCIVNSAPQVKVHSFSDLMQLIRRWTLSRVVSMKTLGHALGKLLFPKPEQAELRQKMAERWSRNDKRAYLASFDAIVGWGVEKKLSRITCPTLIISADRDYTPVALKEAYVKQLPNARLVVIKDSRHATPLDQPEQFNRTVLEFIASTKV, from the coding sequence ATGAATTTTTTCGAACACGACGGCTGTTCGCTGCACTACGAGGAATACGGCCAGGGCGAACCGGTATTGCTGCTGCATGGCCTGGGCTCCAGTTGCCAGGACTGGGAATACCAGATTCCGGCGCTGGCCGAGCATTATCGGGTCATCGTCATGGATGCCCGGGGCCATGGTCGCTCGGACAAACCCCATGAGCGCTACAGCATCAAGGGCTTCAGCGCCGATGTCGAAGCCCTGATCGAACATCTGCATCTGGGGCCGGTGCATATCGTCGGCCTGTCCATGGGCGGCATGATCGGCTTTCAGATAGCGGTCGATCAGCCCGGCCTGCTCAAGAGCCTGTGCATCGTCAACAGTGCGCCGCAGGTCAAGGTCCACAGCTTCAGCGACTTGATGCAACTGATCAGGCGCTGGACGCTGTCACGGGTGGTGAGCATGAAGACGCTGGGTCATGCCTTGGGCAAGCTGCTGTTCCCCAAACCGGAACAGGCTGAACTGCGTCAGAAAATGGCCGAGCGCTGGAGCAGGAATGACAAGCGCGCCTACCTGGCCAGTTTCGATGCAATTGTCGGCTGGGGCGTGGAGAAAAAACTGTCACGGATCACCTGCCCCACGCTGATCATCAGTGCCGACCGCGACTACACGCCGGTGGCCCTCAAGGAAGCCTACGTCAAACAGCTACCCAACGCCCGGCTGGTGGTCATCAAGGACTCCCGCCACGCCACACCGCTGGACCAGCCCGAGCAATTCAATCGGACCGTTCTGGAATTCATCGCGTCAACGAAGGTCTGA
- a CDS encoding carboxylate/amino acid/amine transporter, whose protein sequence is MGYLLIVTLIQAFSFSLIGVYLAGHVDSYLAVLIRVVLAGLVFIPLTHWRKVEPRFMRGMLLIGALQFGITYVCLYLSFRVLTVPEVLLFTILTPLHVTLIEDALNRRFNPWALLAAGVAVLGAGVIRYDGLDGDFLGGFLLLQLANFTYAAGQVLYKHLVARHPSDLPHYRRFGYFYLGALAVVLPAFLMFGNPQNVPTDARQWSVLLFLGLCSTALGMYWWNKGACLVSGSTLAVFNVLHVPVGLLVNLLIWNQHESLSRLFIGGLLIVVSLWISRFGARPLLVRGQQG, encoded by the coding sequence ATGGGCTATCTACTTATCGTGACGCTGATCCAGGCGTTTTCTTTCAGCCTGATCGGTGTCTATCTGGCGGGCCATGTCGACAGTTACCTGGCCGTGCTGATTCGCGTGGTGCTGGCGGGGCTGGTGTTCATTCCGCTGACCCATTGGCGCAAGGTCGAACCAAGGTTCATGCGCGGCATGCTGCTGATCGGCGCGCTGCAGTTCGGCATCACCTATGTCTGCCTGTACCTGAGCTTCCGCGTGCTGACGGTGCCGGAAGTGCTGCTGTTCACCATCCTGACGCCTCTGCACGTGACCCTGATCGAAGACGCCCTCAACCGGCGCTTCAACCCATGGGCCTTGCTGGCTGCCGGCGTTGCGGTGCTGGGCGCAGGGGTGATTCGCTACGACGGGCTGGACGGCGACTTCCTCGGTGGCTTCCTGCTGCTGCAACTGGCCAACTTCACCTATGCCGCCGGGCAAGTTCTCTACAAGCATCTGGTGGCGCGCCATCCGAGCGACCTGCCGCATTATCGGCGTTTCGGCTATTTCTACCTCGGTGCGCTGGCGGTGGTCCTGCCGGCCTTCCTGATGTTCGGCAACCCGCAGAATGTGCCCACCGACGCCCGGCAATGGAGCGTTCTGCTGTTCCTGGGGCTGTGTTCCACGGCATTGGGTATGTACTGGTGGAACAAGGGCGCGTGCCTGGTATCAGGTTCGACCCTGGCCGTGTTCAACGTCCTGCATGTGCCGGTGGGCCTGCTGGTCAACCTGTTGATCTGGAACCAGCACGAGTCACTGAGCCGTCTGTTCATTGGAGGGTTGCTGATTGTGGTGTCGCTCTGGATCAGCCGGTTCGGGGCCAGGCCTTTGCTGGTGCGGGGGCAGCAGGGCTGA
- a CDS encoding FMN-dependent NADH-azoreductase yields the protein MSRVLVIESSARQQDSVSRQLTQQFISQWKSAHPGDEIKVRDLSSEPVPHLDATLLGGWMKPAEQRTAIEQAALERSDLLTDELIAADVLVLAAPMYNFAIPSTLKAWFDHVLRAGVTFKYGDTGPQGLLTGKRAFVLTARGGIYAGSSQDHQEPYLRQVLAFVGIHDVTFINAEGLNMGPEFSEKGLKQALAKVAEVA from the coding sequence ATGTCCCGTGTACTGGTTATCGAAAGCAGCGCCCGCCAACAGGATTCGGTTTCACGTCAACTGACGCAGCAATTCATCAGTCAGTGGAAGAGCGCTCATCCAGGCGATGAAATCAAAGTACGTGACCTGAGCAGCGAGCCCGTTCCTCATCTGGACGCAACCCTGCTGGGCGGCTGGATGAAGCCTGCCGAGCAGCGCACTGCCATCGAACAGGCGGCGCTGGAGCGCTCTGACCTGTTGACCGATGAACTGATCGCTGCCGACGTGCTGGTGCTGGCGGCACCGATGTACAACTTCGCGATCCCCAGCACCCTCAAGGCCTGGTTCGACCATGTGCTGCGTGCCGGCGTGACCTTCAAGTACGGCGACACCGGCCCGCAAGGCCTGTTGACCGGCAAACGCGCTTTCGTGCTGACCGCCCGTGGTGGCATTTATGCCGGTAGCAGTCAGGATCACCAGGAACCCTACCTGCGTCAGGTGCTGGCGTTCGTGGGCATCCACGATGTCACCTTCATCAATGCCGAAGGCCTGAACATGGGGCCGGAATTCAGCGAAAAAGGCCTGAAGCAGGCCCTGGCCAAGGTGGCTGAAGTCGCCTGA
- a CDS encoding GNAT family N-acetyltransferase, which yields MFVPTASLSDVVPAHWDALVPDGQPFLRHAFLSALEDSGSLGPRSGWKAEHLLHYENGELIAALPAYRKWHSYGEYVFDHGWADACRRAGIAYYPKLLAAVPFSPVSGARVLARTPEAGVQLLAGLPDYLFGEGLSSAHVNFTDPAADALLTAQPGWLQRYGCQFHWHNRGYRDFQDFLDALSSRKRKQMRKEREQVAGQGIEFEWLEGAQMSEVLWDFVYACYSNTYEVRGQAPYLTRTFFSLLAERMPEAIRVVLARQGQRPVAMAFSLTGGDSFYGRYWGCLAEFDRLHFETCFYQGMDYAIEKGLQRFDAGAQGEHKLIRGFEPQITHSWHYLLHPGLKDAVSDFLEQERAGILAYAEDARGALPYRQV from the coding sequence ATGTTCGTCCCGACCGCCAGCCTCAGTGATGTCGTGCCCGCCCACTGGGATGCGCTGGTTCCCGATGGTCAGCCCTTTCTGCGACACGCCTTTCTCAGTGCCCTGGAAGACAGCGGCAGCCTTGGCCCACGTTCGGGCTGGAAAGCCGAGCATTTGCTGCATTACGAGAACGGCGAACTGATCGCAGCCTTGCCGGCCTATCGCAAATGGCATTCCTACGGCGAGTACGTGTTCGATCATGGTTGGGCCGATGCCTGTCGTCGTGCTGGCATTGCCTATTACCCCAAGCTGCTTGCGGCTGTGCCGTTCAGTCCGGTGAGTGGTGCGCGTGTCTTGGCACGAACACCTGAGGCGGGTGTGCAATTGCTCGCGGGTCTGCCGGACTATCTATTCGGTGAGGGGCTGTCGAGTGCTCATGTAAATTTCACCGACCCTGCCGCCGATGCCTTGCTGACCGCTCAGCCTGGCTGGTTGCAGCGCTATGGTTGTCAGTTTCACTGGCATAACCGCGGTTATCGGGACTTTCAGGATTTCCTCGACGCCTTGAGTTCGCGCAAACGCAAGCAGATGCGCAAGGAACGCGAACAGGTGGCGGGGCAGGGGATCGAGTTCGAGTGGCTCGAAGGCGCGCAGATGAGCGAAGTGCTGTGGGACTTCGTGTACGCCTGCTATTCCAATACCTATGAGGTGCGTGGGCAGGCGCCTTACCTGACGCGAACATTCTTCAGCCTGCTGGCCGAACGCATGCCTGAAGCGATTCGCGTAGTGCTGGCGCGCCAGGGCCAGCGACCGGTGGCCATGGCCTTCAGCCTGACAGGGGGCGACAGTTTCTATGGCCGCTATTGGGGATGCCTGGCCGAATTCGACCGGCTGCATTTCGAGACCTGTTTCTATCAGGGCATGGATTACGCCATCGAAAAAGGGCTACAGCGCTTCGATGCCGGTGCCCAGGGCGAGCACAAACTGATTCGGGGTTTTGAACCACAGATCACCCACTCCTGGCATTACCTGCTGCACCCAGGCTTGAAGGACGCCGTGAGTGATTTTCTGGAGCAGGAGCGGGCCGGCATCCTGGCGTATGCCGAGGATGCGCGAGGGGCTTTGCCGTATCGGCAGGTTTGA
- a CDS encoding DEAD/DEAH box helicase — translation MFSEFALHERLLKAVAELKFVEPTPVQAAAIPLALQGRDLRVTAQTGSGKTAAFVLPILNRLIGPARVRVDIRAVILLPTRELAQQTLKEVERFSQFTFIKAGLITGGEDFKVQAAMLRKVPDILIGTPGRLLEHLNAGNLDLKLVEVLVLDEADRMLDMGFSEDVERLAGECADRQQTMLFSATTGGSGLRDMIRKVLKDPQHLQLNNVSELASGTRQQIITADHNVHKEQILNWLLANETYQKAIVFTNTKAMADRLYGRLVAQEYKAFVLHGDKDQKDRKAAIDRLKQGGAKILVATDVAARGLDVDGLDLVINFDMPRSGDDYVHRVGRTGRAGTEGLAISLICHGDWNLMSSIERYLKQSFERRTVKEVKGTYGGPKKVKASGKAVGTKKKKTDTKGDKKKVAAKGPTKRKSVNRPKSDSLVSKDGMAPLKKRSTPAPAAE, via the coding sequence GTGTTTTCCGAATTCGCCCTGCACGAACGCCTGCTTAAAGCTGTGGCCGAGCTTAAATTTGTCGAGCCTACGCCTGTGCAGGCCGCCGCTATTCCGCTGGCATTGCAAGGGCGTGACCTGCGGGTGACTGCGCAAACCGGTAGCGGCAAGACCGCGGCTTTTGTATTGCCGATCCTCAACCGCCTGATCGGCCCGGCTCGGGTGCGTGTGGATATCCGCGCCGTGATCCTGCTGCCGACCCGCGAGCTGGCTCAGCAGACCCTCAAGGAAGTCGAGCGTTTCTCGCAGTTCACCTTCATCAAGGCCGGCCTGATCACCGGTGGCGAAGACTTCAAGGTTCAGGCCGCGATGCTGCGCAAGGTGCCGGACATTCTGATCGGCACTCCGGGTCGTCTGCTGGAACACCTCAACGCTGGCAACCTGGACCTCAAGCTGGTTGAAGTGCTGGTCCTCGACGAAGCCGACCGCATGCTGGACATGGGTTTCTCTGAAGACGTCGAGCGTCTGGCGGGCGAATGTGCCGACCGTCAGCAGACCATGCTGTTCTCGGCCACTACCGGTGGTTCGGGCCTGCGGGACATGATCCGCAAAGTGCTGAAAGATCCACAGCACCTGCAGCTCAATAACGTCAGTGAGTTGGCCAGCGGCACCCGTCAGCAGATCATCACCGCTGACCACAATGTCCACAAAGAGCAGATCCTCAACTGGCTGCTGGCCAACGAGACTTACCAGAAAGCCATTGTGTTCACCAACACCAAGGCCATGGCTGACCGCCTGTACGGACGTCTGGTCGCTCAGGAATACAAGGCGTTCGTGCTGCACGGCGACAAGGACCAGAAAGACCGCAAGGCGGCCATCGACCGTCTGAAGCAGGGCGGGGCCAAGATCCTGGTGGCTACGGACGTGGCTGCTCGTGGTCTGGATGTGGATGGTCTGGATCTGGTCATCAACTTCGACATGCCACGCAGCGGCGATGATTATGTTCACCGCGTGGGCCGTACCGGGCGTGCAGGTACTGAAGGTCTGGCGATCTCGCTGATCTGTCACGGTGACTGGAACCTGATGTCCAGCATCGAGCGCTACCTCAAGCAAAGCTTCGAGCGTCGCACCGTCAAGGAAGTCAAAGGCACCTACGGCGGACCGAAGAAGGTCAAGGCGTCGGGCAAGGCTGTCGGCACCAAGAAGAAAAAGACCGATACCAAGGGCGACAAGAAAAAAGTTGCCGCCAAGGGGCCGACCAAGCGCAAGAGCGTCAACCGTCCCAAGTCGGATTCGCTGGTGAGCAAGGACGGCATGGCGCCGTTGAAGAAACGCAGTACTCCGGCACCTGCGGCTGAGTAA